The following are from one region of the Deltaproteobacteria bacterium genome:
- a CDS encoding nitroreductase family protein → DLGLGTVWVGVFPDASRMDGFRKLLAIPEHIIPFALIPVGWPDAAFENKDRFRPELIHREIW, encoded by the coding sequence GACCTGGGCCTGGGCACGGTCTGGGTCGGGGTCTTTCCGGATGCGAGCCGCATGGACGGATTCCGCAAGCTCCTGGCCATTCCCGAGCACATCATCCCCTTCGCCCTCATCCCCGTGGGTTGGCCCGACGCGGCCTTTGAAAACAAGGACCGCTTCCGGCCCGAGCTGATCCACCGCGAAATCTGGTAA